The Triticum aestivum cultivar Chinese Spring chromosome 7B, IWGSC CS RefSeq v2.1, whole genome shotgun sequence genome window below encodes:
- the LOC123157700 gene encoding uncharacterized protein, protein MATNAGHPAWLLTAAEGYVGDRSNERTATGFTSKGLSIKASFFPNRPPQPSKLWAHCPEAAVVETPRVLCIAGDLILFRVPISSGPVRGNSFLWPLDSDYFVYRADPNLRVLKQLLTDVHSRKFEDCEVGILPRGLHDYTIAALVPVPPTIDTFKLHLFHSETCSWTSMVLPVAEPQEGFDRVIPTNTDLHRHDTSNVITIGGEYGTMGWVDLWRGILFCDVLREKPALRGIPLPLPMYHITGGDGKGLYLGRAMDCRGIAFVNGCLKFVQLDITGNYLLNGPIDGETGFPALLVSDWAISSWTNSKMDNSYKAWGDAECTVHASEVTIKTDMISDPTGMLLLPSEEGVENPEQEAAYFPRLVISDPSPSLDGDGVVYLIAREKLYHPKSWVLALDMNSRTLQSVVPFGIVEDPCDSVVYCTSRSASNA, encoded by the coding sequence ATGGCAACCAACGCCGGCCACCCCGCCTGGCTCCTCACTGCCGCCGAAGGCTACGTCGGCGACCGGTCCAACGAGAGGACCGCCACAGGCTTCACGAGTAAGGGCCTGAGCATCAAGGCGTCATTTTTTCCCAACCGCCCGCCACAACCATCCAAGCTATGGGCGCACTGCCCAGAGGCCGCGGTCGTCGAGACCCCCCGTGTCCTCTGCATCGCCGGCGACCTGATCCTCTTCCGGGTCCCCATCTCCTCCGGTCCTGTCCGAGGAAACAGTTTCTTGTGGCCGCTGGATAGCGACTATTTCGTCTACCGCGCTGACCCCAATTTGCGAGTGCTCAAGCAACTCCTCACCGACGTGCACAGCAGAAAATTCGAAGACTGTGAGGTTGGTATTCTTCCCCGTGGTCTCCACGACTACACCATCGCCGCGCTGGTTCCTGTTCCTCCCACCATCGACACGTTCAAGCTCCATTTGTTCCACTCCGAGACATGCAGCTGGACCTCCATGGTGCTGCCTGTGGCGGAGCCACAGGAGGGCTTCGATCGCGTCATCCCCACAAACACGGATCTTCATCGCCATGATACTTCCAACGTTATCACAATCGGTGGTGAGTACGGCACCATGGGCTGGGTCGATCTCTGGCGAGGGATCCTGTTCTGTGATGTGCTGCGTGAGAAGCCAGCTCTCCGTGGAATACCGTTGCCGCTGCCGATGTATCATATCACAGGCGGCGATGGGAAGGGATTATACTTAGGCCGTGCAATGGATTGCCGAGGCATTGCCTTCGTCAATGGCTGTCTCAAGTTCGTCCAACTGGACATCACAGGCAATTACCTCTTAAACGGTCCAATAGACGGGGAAACAGGGTTTCCAGCTTTGCTGGTGTCTGACTGGGCGATCTCCTCATGGACCAATAGCAAGATGGACAATTCTTACAAAGCTTGGGGCGATGCTGAATGCACGGTCCACGCTTCTGAGGTCACAATCAAAACTGATATGATTTCGGACCCGACTGGAATGCTGCTGCTGCCATCGGAGGAGGGTGTTGAGAACCCAGAACAAGAGGCAGCCTACTTCCCGCGGCTTGTGATCTCGGACCCCTCTCCGAGCTTGGATGGTGACGGTGTTGTTTACCTAATTGCCAGGGAGAAATTATATCACCCAAAGTCATGGGTCCTTGCTCTTGACATGAATAGCAGGACGCTTCAAAGTGTTGTTCCGTTTGGCATCGTAGAAGATCCATGTGATTCTGTCGTGTATTGCACTAGCAGGTCTGCCTCCAATGCTTGA